From Acinetobacter suaedae, one genomic window encodes:
- a CDS encoding F0F1 ATP synthase subunit delta, with the protein MAELLTLARPYAKAAFAYASEQNATDAWSNALQLLSAAVQDEAFSAYLNRPELTPAEQVGLFAKILGEDQSQSVSNFLTLLADNDRLTLLPEIAAEYELLKSQNNNTLDVEIESAFPMDAKQEHILAHALEKRFNKTVQMTVKVNPALIAGVVIRAGDQVIDDSALNKLEKMRTRLLA; encoded by the coding sequence ATGGCTGAACTCTTGACGTTGGCACGCCCATACGCTAAAGCAGCATTTGCTTATGCATCTGAGCAGAATGCAACTGACGCTTGGTCAAATGCGTTACAACTGCTCAGTGCTGCGGTGCAAGATGAAGCATTTTCCGCTTATTTAAATCGCCCTGAGCTGACTCCTGCGGAGCAAGTAGGTCTTTTTGCAAAGATTTTAGGTGAAGATCAATCTCAATCAGTGTCAAATTTTCTGACATTGCTTGCCGATAATGATCGTTTAACATTGTTACCTGAAATCGCAGCAGAATATGAATTACTTAAATCGCAGAACAACAACACCTTGGACGTAGAGATTGAATCTGCGTTCCCAATGGATGCGAAACAAGAGCATATTTTAGCTCATGCGCTAGAAAAACGTTTTAACAAAACAGTTCAAATGACTGTGAAAGTTAATCCAGCGTTGATCGCAGGTGTTGTGATTCGTGCAGGCGACCAAGTGATAGATGATTCTGCGCTTAACAAGCTTGAAAAAATGCGGACTCGTCTTCTTGCGTAA
- the znuC gene encoding zinc ABC transporter ATP-binding protein ZnuC, with the protein MSSVQHSTLTTPLIQLENISVQRDEREILRNVDFDLNAKEIVTLIGPNGAGKSTLIKVLLGIMSPNQGKVRFSKKLKMAYVPQKFNPSASLPLRVQDLLDLEFCEKRLRQEIIHDTGISKLQESRVQQLSGGERQRVLLARALLRQPDILILDEPMQGLDIQSEAELYEYVRSLPERYDCAVLMVSHDLQWVMQGTHRVVCLNKHICCSGLPESIQQHPEYQAIFGTQRMFYQHHHNHCVHSDHAEPCAHDPRPHIHPEPKV; encoded by the coding sequence ATGTCATCAGTGCAGCACAGCACCCTAACAACTCCACTCATCCAGCTGGAGAATATCTCTGTTCAGCGTGATGAACGAGAGATTCTGAGAAATGTTGATTTTGACTTAAATGCCAAAGAGATTGTCACGCTTATTGGTCCAAATGGCGCAGGCAAATCAACGCTCATTAAAGTGCTACTGGGCATCATGTCTCCCAATCAAGGCAAAGTTCGTTTTTCAAAAAAATTAAAAATGGCTTATGTCCCACAAAAATTCAATCCATCTGCGAGCTTGCCGCTTCGCGTCCAAGACCTATTAGATTTAGAGTTTTGTGAGAAACGTCTTCGTCAAGAAATTATCCACGATACTGGCATCTCGAAATTACAAGAATCTAGAGTCCAACAATTGTCTGGAGGTGAGCGTCAGCGTGTTCTGCTTGCTCGTGCATTATTACGTCAACCTGACATTCTCATTCTAGATGAGCCAATGCAAGGTTTGGATATCCAATCCGAAGCAGAGTTGTATGAATATGTTCGCAGCCTACCTGAACGCTACGACTGTGCAGTACTGATGGTTTCACATGACTTACAATGGGTGATGCAAGGAACACATCGTGTGGTTTGTTTAAATAAACATATTTGTTGTAGTGGCTTACCTGAAAGTATCCAACAACATCCTGAGTATCAAGCTATATTTGGGACGCAGCGAATGTTTTACCAGCACCACCATAACCACTGTGTGCATAGTGATCATGCTGAGCCATGTGCGCATGACCCTCGCCCCCATATTCATCCTGAACCAAAGGTCTAA
- the atpB gene encoding F0F1 ATP synthase subunit A, giving the protein MAAEEHALTSTEYIKHHLTNMTYGKMPDGTWKLAESAEEAQSMGFTAIHLDSMGWSIGLGIIFCLMFWIVAKAANAGVPTKFQSAIEMIIEFVDSSVRDTFHGKSRLIAPLALTIFVWIFLMNLMDLVPVDWIPVLAQQIGAHVFGMDPHHVYFKIVPTTDPNITLGMSLSVFALILFYSIREKGVGGFVGELALNPFNPSNKFAKALLIPVNLVLELVTFLARPVSLALRLFGNLYAGELIFILIALLPFWIQWALSVPWAIFHILVITLQAFIFMMLTIVYLSMASEKH; this is encoded by the coding sequence ATGGCTGCTGAAGAACATGCCCTGACTTCGACCGAGTATATCAAGCATCACTTGACCAATATGACCTATGGCAAAATGCCAGATGGGACATGGAAATTGGCTGAGTCTGCTGAAGAAGCTCAATCGATGGGGTTCACTGCAATTCACTTGGATTCAATGGGTTGGTCTATCGGACTTGGTATTATTTTCTGTTTGATGTTCTGGATTGTTGCGAAAGCTGCTAACGCAGGTGTTCCAACTAAGTTCCAGTCAGCAATTGAGATGATTATCGAGTTTGTGGACTCAAGTGTCCGTGACACCTTTCATGGCAAATCGCGTTTAATTGCACCATTAGCATTAACCATCTTTGTGTGGATCTTCCTCATGAACTTGATGGACTTAGTGCCTGTTGACTGGATTCCTGTTCTAGCTCAACAAATTGGTGCCCACGTATTTGGTATGGACCCACATCATGTTTACTTCAAGATTGTACCGACTACAGATCCGAACATTACCTTAGGTATGTCGTTATCTGTGTTCGCCTTAATCTTGTTCTATAGTATTCGTGAAAAGGGTGTAGGTGGTTTTGTTGGTGAATTGGCACTTAACCCATTTAACCCAAGTAATAAATTTGCAAAAGCGTTATTGATTCCAGTGAACCTTGTATTGGAGTTAGTAACTTTCCTTGCTCGTCCAGTTTCGTTGGCTCTTCGACTGTTCGGTAACTTATATGCGGGTGAGTTGATCTTCATCTTGATCGCATTATTGCCGTTCTGGATCCAGTGGGCGTTATCTGTGCCTTGGGCTATTTTCCACATTCTTGTAATCACGTTGCAAGCATTTATCTTTATGATGCTGACCATCGTTTACTTGAGCATGGCAAGCGAAAAGCATTAA
- the atpE gene encoding F0F1 ATP synthase subunit C produces the protein MELTLGLVAIASAILIAFGALGTAIGFGLLGGRFLEAVARQPELAPQLQTRMFLIAGLLDAVPMIGVGIGLFFIFANPFVG, from the coding sequence ATGGAACTCACTTTAGGTCTAGTTGCAATTGCATCTGCTATCTTGATCGCTTTCGGTGCTTTAGGTACTGCGATTGGTTTTGGTCTTTTGGGTGGTCGCTTTTTAGAAGCTGTTGCTCGTCAACCAGAATTGGCTCCACAACTTCAAACTCGTATGTTCTTAATCGCGGGTCTTCTTGATGCTGTGCCTATGATCGGTGTTGGTATTGGCTTGTTCTTCATCTTCGCTAATCCATTTGTAGGTTAA
- the znuB gene encoding zinc ABC transporter permease subunit ZnuB: MMEWLQLLLPAWIMGTLLVFLTAPLGCLMLWRRMSFFADTMAHGTLLGVAIAGILGLPFWLGVGFLALLLVAILWVLHDSRLPNDALLALCSATLLCAGLLLIQQVPSLRPELLSYLFGDLLSIEWSDLPIFAVVIMIALVVLYRSWSAQIQIAIDPDIAMSEGINANWQRLIFMLLLALFTVLALRAVGSLLMGALLVIPALSARLLAHSPKQMVLWAFLLAQLGITVGLWSSAALNIATGLSIVLFMALIFAVIFMLQKFNRSSQTS; the protein is encoded by the coding sequence ATGATGGAATGGTTACAACTGCTATTACCCGCTTGGATTATGGGAACATTACTGGTGTTCTTGACCGCACCTCTTGGCTGTCTGATGCTATGGCGCAGAATGTCTTTCTTTGCAGATACGATGGCTCACGGTACGTTGCTTGGGGTCGCAATCGCAGGAATTTTGGGTCTTCCTTTTTGGTTAGGCGTTGGTTTTTTAGCGCTATTGTTAGTTGCCATCTTATGGGTTCTTCATGATTCTCGGCTACCTAATGATGCATTGCTGGCGTTGTGTTCAGCCACACTTCTCTGTGCTGGCTTACTACTTATTCAACAAGTCCCAAGCCTAAGACCAGAGTTATTAAGCTATTTGTTTGGCGATCTACTCAGTATTGAATGGTCAGACTTACCTATTTTTGCGGTAGTCATTATGATCGCGTTGGTGGTCTTATATCGTTCATGGTCTGCACAAATCCAAATCGCAATTGATCCAGATATCGCGATGAGCGAAGGAATCAATGCCAATTGGCAACGCCTAATTTTTATGTTGCTTCTGGCTTTGTTTACGGTCTTAGCGCTGCGCGCTGTAGGCTCATTACTCATGGGTGCGTTATTGGTCATCCCAGCATTGAGCGCACGTCTTCTTGCTCACTCGCCTAAACAAATGGTGCTTTGGGCATTCTTGCTCGCACAATTGGGTATTACAGTTGGCTTATGGTCAAGTGCAGCATTAAATATCGCGACCGGCTTAAGTATTGTCTTATTTATGGCGCTGATCTTCGCCGTGATTTTTATGCTTCAAAAATTTAATAGATCGTCACAGACAAGCTAA
- a CDS encoding transcriptional repressor produces MSSCSHEHDNALHGVHGHHDIKARLVEAELLCTAAGARLTPLRKEVLELILNASAPMGAYDLLAKLKGQADRPAAPPTVYRTLDFLLEKGLIHRLTSINAYIPCCHPREGHQAAFLICTECHMVKEASAQGLIQQLDQLAASDQFTAQHSIIEISGKCHQCSTAP; encoded by the coding sequence ATGAGTTCTTGTTCACATGAACATGACAATGCTTTACACGGTGTCCATGGTCATCATGATATTAAAGCGCGACTTGTTGAAGCAGAGTTACTATGCACTGCAGCTGGCGCACGACTCACACCTTTACGCAAAGAAGTCCTTGAACTCATTTTAAATGCATCTGCGCCAATGGGTGCCTACGACTTATTGGCAAAATTAAAAGGTCAAGCGGATCGCCCCGCTGCTCCCCCAACGGTATATCGCACACTCGACTTTTTGTTGGAAAAAGGCTTAATTCACCGTCTCACCTCAATTAATGCCTACATACCTTGTTGCCATCCACGTGAAGGACATCAAGCCGCATTCCTGATCTGTACAGAATGTCACATGGTCAAAGAAGCATCTGCTCAAGGACTAATACAACAACTTGATCAATTGGCAGCTTCTGATCAATTTACAGCTCAGCACAGTATCATTGAAATTTCTGGGAAATGTCATCAGTGCAGCACAGCACCCTAA
- a CDS encoding ATP synthase subunit I — MSRTSRLIDRRLAKALVFLQACMIPVAALLAWMIKDKTAALSAALGASVCWLAYCYFAWQSFRTAGARASKQVMLNMYRGMLGKFAIVIVGFILILSNVKPLSPVALLGGFILVQAMSWVAPFWVSRLQQRE; from the coding sequence ATGAGCCGAACTAGTCGCTTGATTGACCGACGATTAGCAAAAGCTTTGGTCTTCTTACAAGCATGTATGATTCCTGTCGCCGCTTTGTTGGCCTGGATGATAAAAGATAAAACTGCTGCTTTGAGTGCTGCGCTTGGGGCCTCGGTTTGTTGGTTAGCATATTGTTATTTTGCGTGGCAGTCGTTTAGAACGGCAGGAGCCAGAGCATCAAAACAAGTCATGCTCAACATGTATCGAGGAATGCTCGGTAAGTTTGCGATTGTGATCGTGGGTTTTATTTTAATTTTGAGCAATGTTAAACCGCTGTCACCGGTAGCATTGTTGGGTGGATTTATTCTTGTTCAAGCGATGTCGTGGGTCGCGCCATTTTGGGTGTCACGATTGCAACAACGAGAGTAG
- a CDS encoding metal ABC transporter substrate-binding protein, whose protein sequence is MLRLILFVTFSLISTWGWTQSLVVSTQPIYLIAKEVTNGVESPVLLLSDQTGHDVHLTPAHRKIIQDASLVVWLGKAHEAPLDKLLSQNRKAISLLDAGILTILPQRSLRGTSLENTIDSHVWLEPNNAVRIAFFIAALRSQQYPENKAKYTANAREFAQQMRQTAQQYESSHKSKPYWSYHDAYQYLERALNLKFAGALTDDPHIAPTAAQIKYLNDNRPKTQMCLLAEISANQNVYRRLNPVIFETVDESMNGEDNFITAWKKLASKTDKCVISVQN, encoded by the coding sequence ATGTTGCGCCTTATTTTATTCGTCACGTTTTCCTTAATAAGTACATGGGGCTGGACGCAAAGTTTGGTGGTGTCAACACAGCCAATTTATTTGATTGCAAAAGAAGTAACCAATGGTGTTGAATCGCCTGTTCTTTTATTAAGTGATCAAACGGGACATGATGTCCACTTGACTCCTGCGCATCGTAAAATTATTCAGGATGCATCTTTGGTGGTGTGGTTGGGTAAGGCACATGAAGCACCATTAGATAAGTTACTAAGTCAAAATAGAAAAGCCATTTCACTTTTAGATGCTGGTATTTTGACAATTTTGCCACAACGTAGTCTTCGTGGCACGTCACTTGAAAACACAATAGATAGTCATGTTTGGTTGGAGCCTAATAACGCCGTTCGAATTGCGTTTTTCATTGCTGCATTACGCTCGCAACAGTATCCAGAAAACAAGGCAAAATATACGGCTAATGCAAGAGAGTTCGCACAGCAAATGCGACAAACAGCGCAACAATATGAAAGTAGTCATAAGTCAAAACCATATTGGTCTTATCATGATGCATATCAGTATTTAGAGAGAGCACTGAATTTGAAATTTGCAGGTGCTTTGACTGATGATCCACACATTGCACCTACCGCCGCGCAGATTAAGTATTTGAATGACAATCGTCCAAAAACACAGATGTGTTTGTTGGCTGAAATTTCAGCGAATCAAAATGTCTATCGCAGATTAAATCCTGTCATTTTTGAAACTGTGGATGAAAGCATGAACGGTGAGGACAATTTTATTACTGCTTGGAAAAAATTGGCTTCAAAAACTGATAAATGCGTGATAAGTGTTCAAAATTGA
- the atpA gene encoding F0F1 ATP synthase subunit alpha gives MQQLNPSEISALIKQRIGDLDTSATAKNEGTIVMVSDGIVRIHGLADAMYGEMIEFDGGLFGMALNLEQDSVGAVVLGNYLSLQEGQKARCTGRVLEVPVGPELLGRVVDALGNPIDGKGPIDAKLTDAVEKVAPGVIWRQSVDEPVQTGYKSVDTMIPVGRGQRELIIGDRQTGKTAMAIDAIIAQKNSGIKCVYVAIGQKQSTIANVVRKLEETGAMAYTTVVAAAAADPAAMQYLAPYSGCTMGEYFRDRGEDALIIYDDLSKQAVAYRQISLLLRRPPGREAYPGDVFYLHSRLLERASRVSADYVEKFTNGEVKGQTGSLTALPIIETQAGDVSAFVPTNVISITDGQIFLETSLFNAGIRPAVNAGISVSRVGGSAQTKIIKKLSGGIRTALAQYRELAAFAQFASDLDEATRKQLEHGQRVTELMKQKQYAPYSIADQAISVYASNEGYMADVEVKKIVDFDAALVSYFRSEHAALMQQIDETGDYNKDIEAAIKAGIESFKATQTY, from the coding sequence ATGCAACAACTGAATCCATCCGAGATCAGTGCGCTCATTAAACAGCGTATCGGCGATCTGGACACCAGCGCGACCGCAAAAAATGAGGGTACCATTGTTATGGTATCTGACGGTATCGTGCGTATTCACGGTCTTGCGGATGCCATGTACGGCGAAATGATCGAATTCGACGGCGGCTTATTCGGTATGGCACTGAACCTAGAACAGGATTCAGTGGGTGCCGTTGTTTTAGGTAACTACCTAAGCCTGCAAGAGGGTCAAAAAGCTCGTTGTACTGGTCGTGTATTAGAAGTTCCAGTAGGTCCTGAACTTCTTGGCCGTGTAGTAGATGCTTTGGGTAACCCAATTGATGGGAAAGGCCCTATTGATGCAAAACTAACTGATGCTGTTGAAAAAGTAGCACCAGGTGTAATTTGGCGTCAATCAGTAGACGAACCTGTTCAAACTGGTTATAAATCAGTTGATACCATGATCCCTGTAGGTCGTGGTCAGCGTGAGTTGATTATTGGTGACCGTCAAACTGGTAAAACAGCAATGGCGATCGATGCGATCATCGCTCAGAAAAACTCTGGCATTAAGTGTGTATATGTTGCGATTGGTCAAAAACAATCAACAATTGCAAACGTTGTACGTAAGCTAGAAGAAACTGGCGCTATGGCATATACAACTGTTGTCGCAGCTGCGGCCGCTGATCCTGCAGCAATGCAGTATTTAGCTCCGTACTCTGGCTGTACAATGGGTGAATACTTCCGTGATCGCGGTGAAGATGCGTTAATCATTTATGATGATTTGTCTAAGCAAGCTGTTGCTTATCGTCAAATTTCATTGTTATTACGTCGTCCACCAGGTCGTGAAGCGTATCCAGGTGACGTATTCTATCTTCACTCGCGTCTTCTTGAACGTGCTTCTCGCGTTTCTGCTGACTATGTTGAGAAATTCACAAACGGTGAAGTTAAAGGTCAAACTGGTTCTTTAACTGCATTACCGATCATTGAAACTCAAGCTGGTGACGTATCTGCATTCGTACCAACCAACGTAATTTCGATTACTGACGGTCAGATCTTCTTAGAAACATCATTATTCAATGCAGGTATTCGTCCTGCTGTGAACGCGGGTATCTCAGTATCTCGTGTTGGTGGTTCTGCTCAAACTAAGATCATCAAAAAATTGTCTGGCGGTATCCGTACTGCTTTAGCGCAATACCGTGAATTGGCTGCGTTTGCTCAGTTTGCTTCTGACCTTGATGAAGCGACTCGTAAGCAACTTGAGCATGGTCAACGCGTAACTGAGTTAATGAAGCAAAAACAATATGCTCCTTACTCAATTGCTGACCAAGCTATTTCTGTATATGCATCTAACGAAGGCTACATGGCTGACGTAGAAGTGAAGAAAATCGTAGACTTTGATGCTGCGTTAGTTTCTTACTTCCGCTCTGAACATGCTGCGTTAATGCAACAGATCGATGAAACTGGTGATTACAACAAAGACATCGAAGCTGCAATCAAAGCAGGTATTGAGAGCTTCAAAGCGACTCAAACTTACTAA
- the atpG gene encoding F0F1 ATP synthase subunit gamma, translated as MANLKEIRAKVASIKSTQKITRAMQMVAASKMRRAQERMAQGRPYADNMRRVIAHLVQANPEYKHRYMVERPVKRVGYIVVSSDRGLAGGLNINLFKKVVQHVKAQQEQSIEVEFALIGQKAVSFFKSYGGKVLGATTQLGDSPSLEQLTGSIQVMLDAFDKGELDRIYLVSNGFVNAMTQQPKVEQLVPLAPAEEGEDLNRTYGWDYIYEPEAEELLNGLLVRYIESMVYQGVIENVACEQSARMVAMKAATDNAGQLIKDLQLIYNKLRQAAITQEISEIVGGAAAV; from the coding sequence ATGGCAAATTTAAAAGAAATTCGCGCCAAAGTAGCTAGTATCAAGAGCACGCAAAAAATTACTCGCGCGATGCAAATGGTAGCTGCTTCTAAAATGCGTCGTGCGCAAGAGCGCATGGCTCAAGGCCGTCCGTATGCCGATAATATGCGCCGTGTAATTGCTCACTTGGTACAAGCAAACCCTGAATATAAACACCGTTATATGGTTGAGCGCCCAGTTAAGCGTGTTGGCTATATCGTGGTGTCTTCAGATCGTGGTTTGGCAGGTGGCTTGAACATTAACTTGTTCAAGAAGGTTGTGCAGCATGTCAAAGCACAACAAGAGCAGTCAATTGAAGTTGAATTTGCTTTGATTGGTCAAAAAGCGGTTTCGTTTTTTAAAAGTTACGGCGGTAAAGTGCTTGGTGCAACTACCCAGCTTGGTGATTCACCGAGTTTGGAACAGTTGACAGGTTCAATTCAGGTGATGCTTGATGCATTTGATAAGGGCGAGTTAGATCGTATTTATCTCGTATCAAATGGTTTCGTCAATGCGATGACCCAACAACCTAAAGTTGAACAACTTGTTCCTTTGGCACCAGCAGAAGAAGGCGAAGATCTTAACCGTACTTATGGTTGGGATTATATCTACGAACCAGAAGCAGAAGAGCTGTTAAATGGTTTGTTGGTTCGCTATATCGAGTCGATGGTTTATCAAGGTGTGATTGAAAACGTTGCATGTGAGCAATCTGCTCGTATGGTCGCAATGAAAGCAGCGACAGACAACGCAGGACAATTGATTAAAGACCTACAACTCATTTACAACAAGCTGCGTCAAGCCGCGATTACTCAGGAAATTTCCGAGATCGTTGGCGGTGCCGCTGCCGTTTAA
- a CDS encoding LysE family transporter, producing MSLQVWFAFMLACWVISISPGAGAIVSMSSGLNHGFKHGYWNVIGLQIALLLQIMIVAAGVGVLFATTPWAFQMVKWFGVAYLLYLAYQQWTAPIQAIEIEKEYIHKSASALMFKGFVVNMSNPKAIVFLLAVLPQFLDLGRPQWLQYLIMAITMVTIDLIVMAGYTGLASKVLRLLRSPKQQKYLNRSFAMMFSCAALLLGAIQQSN from the coding sequence ATGTCTTTACAAGTCTGGTTTGCGTTTATGTTGGCCTGTTGGGTGATTAGTATTTCACCTGGTGCGGGAGCAATTGTCTCCATGTCGAGTGGCTTAAATCATGGGTTTAAGCACGGGTATTGGAATGTGATAGGGTTGCAAATTGCATTGCTGCTTCAAATTATGATTGTTGCTGCGGGTGTCGGTGTATTGTTTGCGACAACACCTTGGGCGTTTCAGATGGTGAAATGGTTCGGCGTAGCCTACTTACTTTACTTGGCGTATCAACAGTGGACAGCACCCATTCAAGCCATTGAGATTGAAAAAGAATACATCCACAAATCTGCTTCTGCTTTGATGTTTAAAGGATTTGTGGTCAATATGAGTAATCCCAAAGCGATTGTATTTTTATTGGCGGTGTTGCCGCAGTTTTTGGACTTAGGGCGACCACAGTGGTTGCAATATTTGATTATGGCGATCACCATGGTGACAATCGATTTGATTGTGATGGCGGGTTATACAGGGTTAGCTTCAAAAGTATTGAGATTATTGCGATCGCCAAAACAGCAGAAATATTTAAATCGAAGCTTCGCGATGATGTTTAGCTGTGCTGCATTGCTACTTGGCGCAATCCAGCAATCCAATTAA
- a CDS encoding F0F1 ATP synthase subunit B → MNINLTLIGQAIAFAVFVAFCMKFVWPPLINAISERQRKIADGLNAAEKAKADLADAQAQVKAEIDAAKAQAAQLIEQANRRAAQLVEEARTQAAAEGERIRQQAKETVDQDINAAREELRQQVAALAVDGAEKILNQQVDAEAHNAMLTQLAAKL, encoded by the coding sequence ATGAATATCAACCTCACATTGATTGGCCAAGCGATTGCATTTGCGGTTTTTGTCGCATTCTGTATGAAGTTTGTTTGGCCACCACTAATCAATGCGATTAGTGAGCGTCAGCGTAAAATTGCTGATGGCTTAAATGCTGCTGAAAAAGCGAAAGCTGACTTAGCTGATGCGCAAGCACAAGTAAAGGCAGAAATCGATGCAGCAAAAGCACAAGCGGCTCAATTGATCGAACAAGCGAACCGTCGTGCAGCACAATTAGTCGAAGAAGCGCGTACCCAAGCTGCGGCTGAAGGTGAGCGTATTCGTCAACAGGCGAAAGAAACTGTTGATCAAGACATCAATGCTGCTCGCGAAGAATTACGTCAACAAGTTGCTGCTTTGGCAGTTGATGGCGCAGAAAAAATTCTGAACCAACAAGTTGACGCAGAAGCTCATAATGCCATGCTGACTCAGCTGGCTGCTAAACTTTAA
- a CDS encoding Dyp-type peroxidase has translation MTAQSVILPLPSDHARFIVLRLKDLTILELKQQIDALLSTRDRLISQHPNGQIKTAIAFGPELWAKLYAETPAGFKQLNPEQGAFNMPVVPADVFIHIASARADLCFAMSQAFFTGIQDKVEVLDERACFRQFDGRDLTGFIDGTENPQFPEDRAEATLIPDSAGVFADGSFIFAQRYVHDLAKWHQLKVDAQEHVIGRTKLESIELDDDVKPENAHVARTVVEDDAGEEMEILRHSLPYGDGKGEQGLFFVAYTNNLNIIDEMLKRMFGTTGDGIHDRLLHFTTAVDGAYYFAPSDELLAEILEV, from the coding sequence ATGACTGCTCAATCTGTCATTCTTCCACTACCATCTGATCATGCCCGTTTTATTGTTTTGCGCTTAAAAGATTTAACTATTCTTGAATTAAAACAACAGATTGATGCTCTACTTTCAACTCGTGATCGCCTGATTAGCCAACATCCAAATGGTCAAATTAAAACAGCAATTGCCTTTGGTCCTGAACTTTGGGCAAAACTCTACGCAGAAACACCCGCAGGTTTTAAACAACTTAATCCTGAACAAGGGGCATTTAATATGCCTGTCGTGCCTGCGGATGTATTTATTCATATTGCCAGCGCCCGTGCGGATCTATGCTTTGCAATGAGCCAAGCCTTCTTTACAGGTATACAAGATAAAGTTGAGGTCCTCGATGAGCGCGCTTGTTTCCGCCAATTTGATGGTCGTGATTTGACTGGCTTTATTGATGGCACGGAAAACCCACAATTCCCCGAAGACCGTGCAGAAGCAACCCTCATCCCAGATTCAGCAGGTGTATTTGCGGATGGTAGTTTTATTTTTGCACAACGCTATGTCCACGATTTAGCCAAATGGCACCAACTCAAAGTTGATGCACAAGAACATGTGATTGGGCGGACGAAACTCGAATCAATCGAACTTGATGACGATGTAAAGCCTGAAAATGCACATGTTGCTCGTACTGTTGTCGAAGATGATGCTGGCGAAGAAATGGAAATTTTACGTCATAGCCTACCTTATGGTGATGGCAAGGGTGAACAAGGCCTTTTCTTCGTCGCATATACCAACAACTTAAACATCATTGATGAAATGTTAAAACGCATGTTTGGTACCACTGGAGATGGTATCCATGATCGTCTATTACACTTCACCACTGCGGTAGATGGTGCTTATTATTTTGCACCTAGTGATGAACTGTTAGCTGAAATTCTAGAAGTCTGA